In Haematobia irritans isolate KBUSLIRL chromosome 1, ASM5000362v1, whole genome shotgun sequence, a genomic segment contains:
- the LOC142242993 gene encoding uncharacterized protein LOC142242993, giving the protein MSSDNDNGTSKKKLGGSLVWQLYTKLKDSRMKCLICMHEQRYLGNTANALTHLKVKHNIEARRCGLKDPENVKRMKELCPNPRQLEQSIAYIQDNEFGEDENPLHMPRKSSSTRQEIPSFEDALDFDPYNSDNELPVEVMVDNKNFARANIKTFTESINNPKQTFNDSPSKRKDYSLEDKRIIAETEYYREKAAYFRIQKHLALLQAKKVKYELKQLFGN; this is encoded by the exons ATGAGTAGCGACAATGATAATGGGACTAGTAAGAAGAAACTCGGGGGTAGTTTGGTATGgcagctttacacaaaattaaaagACTCAAGAATGAAGTGTTTGATTTGTATGCACGAACAAAGGTATTTGGGGAATACTGCAAACGCATTAACACATTTAAAAGTTAAGCATAACATAGAAGCAAGAAGATGTGGTCTCAAGGACCCTGAAAATGTTAAACGGATGAAAGAGCTATGCCCCAACCCAAGGCAATTGGAACAGTCGATTGCTTACATACAGGACAATGAGTTTGGCGAAGATGAAAACCCGCTTCATATGCCCCGAAAGTCATCAAGTACTCGCCAAGAAATTCCCAGCTTTGAAGATGCTCTGGATTTTGATCCATATAATAGTGACAATGAG TTGCCGGTCGAAGTAATGGTAGATAATAAAAACTTTGCTCGAGCGAATATAAAGACATTTACTGAATCAATCAATAATCCTAAGCAAACCTTCAACGATTCACCTAGCAAACGAAAGGACTATTCTTTGGAGGACAAACGAATAATTGCCGAAACGGAGTACTATCGCGAAAAAGCTGCTTATTTTCGTATTCAAAAGCATTTGGCTCTGTTACAAGCCAAAAAGgtcaaatatgaactaaaacaactcTTTGGAAATTAA
- the LOC142222336 gene encoding uncharacterized protein LOC142222336, which translates to MSSDHENDNVKKKRGGSLVWQLYKKLSSSKMKCLICMHEQRYLGNTANALRHLKVKHDIDARACGLNDPENVRRMKELCVSPRQLEQSISFIQGNDTYEDENSQHSIRKSTTRHKIPFDDEPEFDPYTDNECLVEMGEDSKNFVQSDVKKPSDKLNTSDSPTKQNDYSLEEKKIIAETEYYREKAAYFRIQKHLSLLQAKKAKYELQQLLDN; encoded by the exons ATGAGTAGTGACCATGAAAATGATAATGTTAAAAAGAAACGCGGTGGTAGTTTGGTTTGGCAATTATACAAAAAACTAAGCAGTTccaaaatgaaatgtttgatTTGCATGCATGAACAAAGATATTTGGGAAATACTGCAAATGCGTTAAGACATTTGAAAGTTAAACATGACATAGACGCAAGAGCTTGTGGCCTCAATGATCCAGAAAATGTTAGACGGATGAAAGAGCTGTGCGTCTCTCCAAGGCAATTGGAACAATCTATTTCTTTCATACAGGGAAATGACACTTACGAAGACGAAAACTCACAACATTCAATCAGAAAATCAACTACTCGCCATAAAATTCCATTTGATGATGAACCAGAATTTGATCCATATACCGACAATGAG TGTCTGGTGGAAATGGGAGAGGATAGTAAAAACTTTGTGCAATCAGATGTAAAGAAACCTTCGGATAAGTTGAATACTTCCGATTCACCCACAAAGCAAAATGACTACTCTTTGGaggaaaagaaaattattgctGAAACAGAGTACTATCGGGAAAAAGCTGCTTATTTTCGTATTCAAAAACATTTATCCCTGCTACAAGCCAAAAAGGCTAAATATGAATTACAACAGCTACtggataattaa
- the LOC142222335 gene encoding uncharacterized protein LOC142222335 → MNESECNADESECNDDSLRPRKRSLVWGLFEKLGRFRVRCRLCSHEQNYQGTTGNILRHLKSKHGLDATIKGQQEPEHQERLKELLSSVPMSASEIKIERNFKRRRSTQTMSTPKIVSETDENPYDEANSTTYVLEEPFENYLYDELDDGDEQEQDNLLVPDKNSTPTAKTKKANLDEERIMAEIEYYKQRAEYFKLQKHLTALQAKKVRLEIEQLTKSNKNSV, encoded by the exons ATGAATGAAAGTGAATGCAATGCTGATGAAAGTGAGTGTAATGATGACAGCCTACGTCCCAGGAAAAGGAGTTTAGTCTGGGGTTTATTTGAGAAGTTGGGACGATTCCGAGTACGTTGTCGTCTTTGTTCTCATGAGCAGAACTACCAAGGCACAACCGGTAATATATTAAGACACCTTAAATCTAAACATGGTTTGGACGCAACAATCAAAGGGCAACAAGAGCCCGAACATCAAGAGCGCTTGAAGGAATTATTATCAAGTGTACCCATGTCGGCTTCGGAAATAAAAATAGAACGTAACTTCAAACGCAGAAGAAGCACCCAGACCATGTCAACCCCAAAGATAGTATCAGAGACGGATGAAAATCCATATGACGAAGCAAATTCCACAACATATGTGCTGGAAGAG cCTTTTGAAAACTACTTATATGATGAACTGGACGATGGCGACGAGCAAGAACAGGACAATTTATTAGTTCCAGACAAAAACAGCACGCCCACAGCTAAGACAAAAAAAGCTAATTTAGATGAAGAACGTATAATGGCTGAGATTGAATATTACAAACAGAGAGCTGAATATTTCAAATTGCAAAAGCATTTAACAGCTCTTCAGGCTAAGAAAGTTCGGTTAGAAATAGAACAATTGACTAAAAGCAATAAAAACAGTGTTTAA
- the LOC142222329 gene encoding uncharacterized protein LOC142222329: protein MDDETMQATASLDQSAFDEDDHNGRSSVELSGERKERRGASYVWSYCEKLSRHTIRCKLCTKVMSFHGTANVITHLQRRHNILGEPGNHVHNKHDTINSSNSVDNGMSYGNTSKKIQRKSMNSASIVWKYCTRISSDQVRCCFCKKNLSYQGTSNLQRHLHRMHGVITHSRNTKAMEESESMREETFKLPENLDFIWQFCTQIEDNPPRTKCNMCDGIFDSKETEAIVKHLALIHSLETNPEGENEVKIVTRSRKRARHMEFDNSDDGNIDDYYNDSKWSKIDESEAQEMTMEYDENNVKKDESLYNELIEEDHNNYDEEPFDPSLAQDITHANPLSPQSSSNNSPNQQQAMTSSYQQTNCPISIPNLLPQMDVKTLQKLQEDRLRMETEYFREKAGFYRMQKYLTALQAKKTRFELERLSHSDEATVVTTADLNGAYAVEVALPEHHITTQ from the exons ATGGATGATGAAACTATGCAAGCCACCGCATCTTTAGATCAATCTGCTTTTGATGAAGATGATCACAATGGCCGATCAAGCGTTGAGCTGTCTGGAGAACGTAAAGAACGTCGGGGAGCTAGCTATGTATGGAGCTATTGCGAGAAGCTTTCTCGTCATACTATACGATGCAAATTGTGTACAAAAGTTATGTCCTTTCACGGTACAGCCAATGTCATCACTCATTTGCAAAGACGCCATAATATCCTAGGAGAACCAGGAAATCATGTACATAACAAACATGATACCATAAATTCATCGAATAGCGTAGATAATGGAATGAGCTATGGTAACACCTCCAAGAAAATACAACGTAAATCTATGAATTCGGCTAGTATTGTTTGGAAATACTGCACACGAATTAGTTCAGATCAAGTACGTTGTTGCTTTTGTAAGAAAAATCTCTCGTACCAGGGAACCTCCAATCTACAAAGGCATTTACATCGTATGCATGGCGTTATAACACATAGCCGAAATACAAAGGCTATGGAGGAAAGTGAATCGATGCGTGAGGAGACATTTAAATTGCCTGAAAACCTTGATTTTATTTGGCAGTTTTGCACACAAATTGAAGATAATCCACCAAGAACTAAATGTAATATGTGCGATGGCATATTTGATTCCAAAGAAACAGAAGCTATAGTCAAACATTTGGCCTTAATACATTCTTTGGAAACCAATCCTGAGGGTGAGAACGAAGTAAAGATTGTAACCAGATCTAGGAAACGTGCTAGGCACATGGAATTT GATAACAGTGATGATGGTAACATCGATGATTACTATAACGATAGTAAATGGTCAAAAATTGACGAAAGTGAAGCTCAAGAAATGACAATGGAATACGATGAGAATAATGTTAAAAAAGACGAGTCACTTTATAATGAATTGATTGAGGAAGATCACAACAATTATGATGAAGAACCATTCGATCCAAGT TTAGCCCAAGACATAACTCACGCTAATCCCCTATCACCTCAATCATCCAGTAATAATTCACCAAACCAGCAACAGGCTATGACATCGTCATATCAACAAACAAATTGTCCTATCTCAATCCCCAATCTTTTGCCACAAATGGACGTTAAGACTTTACAAAAACTTCAAGAAGATCGTTTACGCATGGAaactgaatattttcgtgagaagGCTGGATTTTATCGTATGCAAAAGTATTTGACAGCACTTCAGGCAAAAAAGACCCGTTTTGAATTGGAACGACTAAGCCATAGTGATGAAGCTACCGTAGTCACAACAGCCGATTTGAATGGAGCCTATGCAGTAGAGGTGGCGTTACCAGAACATCACATAACTACTCAGTAA